In Populus alba chromosome 1, ASM523922v2, whole genome shotgun sequence, a single window of DNA contains:
- the LOC118053966 gene encoding wall-associated receptor kinase-like 22 isoform X2 has translation MIPRSVSLIFFLLFLVPEIATVSALIMAKPNCKDTCGNISIPFPFGIGTRCFMNEWFSVDCNETTADSPSRAFLSRINMEVLEISLEDSTVRVNSPIISSGCSGRGANISINMTGSPFAFSSLNIFTAMGCNNRALLSGIEPEIVGCTSTCGASTENSYCSGNNCCQTTIPSSLQVFNASLGTPEHPINDQGRNQCKLAFIVEEEWFQNNISSPEVVQVMQYVPVILNWVMHYGTDIPEGVTLYSDAKNSDPMYCERRMNLSSGRWGSRTVTLYSNSTICWCKSGYGGNPYLPDGCTVLGAATGLLLLLVGIWRLYKLVKKKKNIELKKKFFKRNGGLLLQQQLSSSDGSIHKTKIFTSKELEKATDRFNDNRILGQGGQGTVYKGMLADGMIVAVKKSKMVDEEKLEEFINEVVILSQVNHRNVVKLLGCCLETEVPLLVYEFIPNGNLFEYIHDQKEEFEFSWEMRLRIATEVARALSYLHSAASIPVYHRDIKSTNIMLDEKFRAKVSDFGTSRSIAIDQTHLTTHVQGTFGYLDPEYFQSSQFTGKSDVYSFGVVLAELLSGQKPISYERPEDRRSLATHFILLMEENKIFDILDERLMGQGREEEVIAVANLARRCLNLNGRKRPSMREVAIELEQIRLSKGALHAQQSSKELENIRDEVPNVWEIAGPPTAVTIGDFRNGKAPSLDVQPLISHETW, from the exons ATGATTCCTCGTAGTGtctctctaatttttttcctgCTATTTCTAGTCCCTGAAATAGCAACTGTATCAGCACTAATTATGGCGAAGCCTAATTGTAAAGACACTTGTGGAAACATTAGCATCCCTTTTCCATTTGGAATAGGAACACGTTGTTTCATGAATGAGTGGTTCTCAGTTGATTGCAACGAAACAACTGCGGATTCTCCCAGCAGGGCTTTCTTAAGCAGAATCAACATGGAGGTCTTGGAGATTTCATTAGAGGACAGTACGGTTCGAGTAAACAGTCCAATAATTTCCTCCGGCTGTTCTGGTAGAGGTGCCAACATATCCATTAATATGACTGGAAGTCCTTTTGCCTTCTCTTCCTTAAATATCTTCACCGCAATGGGCTGCAACAATCGTGCTTTATTGAGCGGAATTGAGCCAGAAATTGTTGGGTGCACGTCAACTTGCGGTGCTAGTACAGAAAATAGTTACTGTTCTGGTAACAATTGCTGCCAGACCACAATTCCCTCGAGTCTCCAGGTGTTCAACGCGAGTTTGGGGACCCCAGAGCACCCTATTAATGATCAAGGCAGGAATCAATGCAAGCTAGCTTTTATAGTAGAGGAAGAATGGTTCCAGAACAATATATCAAGTCCCGAGGTGGTGCAAGTTATGCAATATGTTCCAGTAATCCTGAATTGGGTTATGCATTATGGTACTGACATCCCTGAAGGTGTAACATTGTATTCTGATGCAAAGAATTCTGATCCAATGTATTGCGAGCGCCGTATGAACTTAAGTTCTGGTAGGTGGGGTTCGAGAACAGTAACATTGTATTCCAATTCAACTATTTGTTGGTGCAAATCGGGCTATGGTGGCAATCCGTATCTTCCTGATGGATGCACTG TTCTAGGTGCGGCCACTGGATTGTTGCTGCTGCTTGTTGGTATTTGGCGGTTatataaacttgtaaaaaaaaaaaagaacattgaACTGAAGAAGAAGTTCTTCAAACGAAATGGTGGTTTATTGCTGCAGCAACAATTATCCTCAAGTGATGGAAGCattcacaaaacaaaaatatttacttcCAAGGAGCTGGAAAAGGCAACCGATCGTTTTAATGATAATAGAATACTTGGTCAAGGTGGCCAAGGAACTGTTTATAAAGGAATGCTAGCAGATGGAATGATCGTTGCtgttaaaaaatccaaaatggtGGATGAAGAAAAGTTGGAAGAATTTATCAATGAGGTCGTCATCCTTTCACAAGTCAATCATAGAAATGTGGTCAAGTTGCTAGGTTGTTGTTTAGAGACGGAGGTTCCTCTCTTAGTCTATGAATTCATTCCCAATGGAAATCTCTTTGAGTATATTCATGACCAGAAGGAGGAGTTCGAGTTTTCATGGGAAATGCGACTAAGGATTGCTACAGAAGTTGCTAGGGCACTTTCTTATCTTCATTCCGCAGCATCCATTCCGGTTTACCACCGTGATATCAAGTCTACAAATATAATGTTAGATGAGAAGTTCAGAGCAAAAGTATCAGATTTCGGAACTTCAAGATCGATCGCCATTGATCAAACTCATCTAACCACTCATGTTCAAGGCACTTTTGGATACTTGGACCCAGAGTACTTCCAGTCTAGCCAGTTTACCGGAAAAAGTGACGTCTACAGTTTTGGTGTTGTTCTTGCAGAGCTCTTGAGTGGGCAAAAACCAATTTCTTATGAAAGGCCGGAAGACAGGAGAAGTTTAGCCActcattttattcttttgatggaAGAGAACAAGATATTTGATATTCTTGATGAACGACTTATGGGGCAGGGCCGTGAAGAAGAAGTTATCGCAGTCGCTAATCTTGCAAGAAGATGCTTGAACTTGAATGGAAGGAAACGACCATCAATGAGAGAAGTGGCGATAGAGTTGGAGCAGATTCGGCTGTCAAAAGGAGCTCTTCATGCACAACAAAGTAGTAAAGAACTTGAAAACATCAGGGATGAAGTTCCCAACGTATGGGAAATTGCTGGGCCTCCTACTGCAGTAACAATTGGCGATTTTAGAAATGGCAAGGCTCCTTCTTTGGATGTCCAGCCATTGATTTCTCACGAAACATGGTGA
- the LOC118053966 gene encoding wall-associated receptor kinase-like 8 isoform X1: MIPRSVSLIFFLLFLVPEIATVSALIMAKPNCKDTCGNISIPFPFGIGTRCFMNEWFSVDCNETTADSPSRAFLSRINMEVLEISLEDSTVRVNSPIISSGCSGRGANISINMTGSPFAFSSLNIFTAMGCNNRALLSGIEPEIVGCTSTCGASTENSYCSGNNCCQTTIPSSLQVFNASLGTPEHPINDQGRNQCKLAFIVEEEWFQNNISSPEVVQVMQYVPVILNWVMHYGTDIPEGVTLYSDAKNSDPMYCERRMNLSSGRWGSRTVTLYSNSTICWCKSGYGGNPYLPDGCTDVDQCKIPGVNWCSGMTKCVNVPGWYKCELDKAKITFLILGAATGLLLLLVGIWRLYKLVKKKKNIELKKKFFKRNGGLLLQQQLSSSDGSIHKTKIFTSKELEKATDRFNDNRILGQGGQGTVYKGMLADGMIVAVKKSKMVDEEKLEEFINEVVILSQVNHRNVVKLLGCCLETEVPLLVYEFIPNGNLFEYIHDQKEEFEFSWEMRLRIATEVARALSYLHSAASIPVYHRDIKSTNIMLDEKFRAKVSDFGTSRSIAIDQTHLTTHVQGTFGYLDPEYFQSSQFTGKSDVYSFGVVLAELLSGQKPISYERPEDRRSLATHFILLMEENKIFDILDERLMGQGREEEVIAVANLARRCLNLNGRKRPSMREVAIELEQIRLSKGALHAQQSSKELENIRDEVPNVWEIAGPPTAVTIGDFRNGKAPSLDVQPLISHETW, translated from the exons ATGATTCCTCGTAGTGtctctctaatttttttcctgCTATTTCTAGTCCCTGAAATAGCAACTGTATCAGCACTAATTATGGCGAAGCCTAATTGTAAAGACACTTGTGGAAACATTAGCATCCCTTTTCCATTTGGAATAGGAACACGTTGTTTCATGAATGAGTGGTTCTCAGTTGATTGCAACGAAACAACTGCGGATTCTCCCAGCAGGGCTTTCTTAAGCAGAATCAACATGGAGGTCTTGGAGATTTCATTAGAGGACAGTACGGTTCGAGTAAACAGTCCAATAATTTCCTCCGGCTGTTCTGGTAGAGGTGCCAACATATCCATTAATATGACTGGAAGTCCTTTTGCCTTCTCTTCCTTAAATATCTTCACCGCAATGGGCTGCAACAATCGTGCTTTATTGAGCGGAATTGAGCCAGAAATTGTTGGGTGCACGTCAACTTGCGGTGCTAGTACAGAAAATAGTTACTGTTCTGGTAACAATTGCTGCCAGACCACAATTCCCTCGAGTCTCCAGGTGTTCAACGCGAGTTTGGGGACCCCAGAGCACCCTATTAATGATCAAGGCAGGAATCAATGCAAGCTAGCTTTTATAGTAGAGGAAGAATGGTTCCAGAACAATATATCAAGTCCCGAGGTGGTGCAAGTTATGCAATATGTTCCAGTAATCCTGAATTGGGTTATGCATTATGGTACTGACATCCCTGAAGGTGTAACATTGTATTCTGATGCAAAGAATTCTGATCCAATGTATTGCGAGCGCCGTATGAACTTAAGTTCTGGTAGGTGGGGTTCGAGAACAGTAACATTGTATTCCAATTCAACTATTTGTTGGTGCAAATCGGGCTATGGTGGCAATCCGTATCTTCCTGATGGATGCACTG ATGTCGATCAGTGCAAAATTCCCGGGGTAAATTGGTGTTCGGGGATGACAAAATGTGTGAATGTACCGGGGTGGTACAAGTGCGAGCTTGACAAAGCTAAGATCACTTTCTTGA TTCTAGGTGCGGCCACTGGATTGTTGCTGCTGCTTGTTGGTATTTGGCGGTTatataaacttgtaaaaaaaaaaaagaacattgaACTGAAGAAGAAGTTCTTCAAACGAAATGGTGGTTTATTGCTGCAGCAACAATTATCCTCAAGTGATGGAAGCattcacaaaacaaaaatatttacttcCAAGGAGCTGGAAAAGGCAACCGATCGTTTTAATGATAATAGAATACTTGGTCAAGGTGGCCAAGGAACTGTTTATAAAGGAATGCTAGCAGATGGAATGATCGTTGCtgttaaaaaatccaaaatggtGGATGAAGAAAAGTTGGAAGAATTTATCAATGAGGTCGTCATCCTTTCACAAGTCAATCATAGAAATGTGGTCAAGTTGCTAGGTTGTTGTTTAGAGACGGAGGTTCCTCTCTTAGTCTATGAATTCATTCCCAATGGAAATCTCTTTGAGTATATTCATGACCAGAAGGAGGAGTTCGAGTTTTCATGGGAAATGCGACTAAGGATTGCTACAGAAGTTGCTAGGGCACTTTCTTATCTTCATTCCGCAGCATCCATTCCGGTTTACCACCGTGATATCAAGTCTACAAATATAATGTTAGATGAGAAGTTCAGAGCAAAAGTATCAGATTTCGGAACTTCAAGATCGATCGCCATTGATCAAACTCATCTAACCACTCATGTTCAAGGCACTTTTGGATACTTGGACCCAGAGTACTTCCAGTCTAGCCAGTTTACCGGAAAAAGTGACGTCTACAGTTTTGGTGTTGTTCTTGCAGAGCTCTTGAGTGGGCAAAAACCAATTTCTTATGAAAGGCCGGAAGACAGGAGAAGTTTAGCCActcattttattcttttgatggaAGAGAACAAGATATTTGATATTCTTGATGAACGACTTATGGGGCAGGGCCGTGAAGAAGAAGTTATCGCAGTCGCTAATCTTGCAAGAAGATGCTTGAACTTGAATGGAAGGAAACGACCATCAATGAGAGAAGTGGCGATAGAGTTGGAGCAGATTCGGCTGTCAAAAGGAGCTCTTCATGCACAACAAAGTAGTAAAGAACTTGAAAACATCAGGGATGAAGTTCCCAACGTATGGGAAATTGCTGGGCCTCCTACTGCAGTAACAATTGGCGATTTTAGAAATGGCAAGGCTCCTTCTTTGGATGTCCAGCCATTGATTTCTCACGAAACATGGTGA
- the LOC118053994 gene encoding uncharacterized protein — translation MTLVLLDRMITSPHRRSPSFRKQFPRDELGSWSTLLIQRHRFLLTALALLAFLCTIYLYFAVTLGATESCSGLTGTKKTLCRLELAKDSVGNGKLKFF, via the exons ATGACTTTG GTTCTTCTTGATAGAATGATAACTTCTCCTCACCGGAGATCACCATCTTTCCGGAAGCAATTCCCACGGGATGAGTTGGGTAGCTGGTCAACACTCCTAATTCAGCGACACCGTTTCCTCTTAACAGCCTTGGCTCTCTTGGCTTTCTTATGCACAATCTATCTCTACTTCGCCGTAACCCTAGGGGCCACTGAATCATGTTCTGGACTGACAGGTACCAAAAAGACATTATGTCGTTTGGAGCTGGCAAAGGATTCTGTAGGCAATGGAAAACTCAAGTTTTTCTAG
- the LOC118053972 gene encoding wall-associated receptor kinase-like 8 yields the protein MIPRSVSLIFFLLFLVPEIATVSALIMAKPNCKDTCGNISIPFPFGIGTGCYMNEWFSVDCKEATADSPSRAFLISINMEVLEISIGYSTIPLVRVNSPIISSGCSGRGANISIDMTASPFAFSSSNTFIAMGCNKPALLNGIEPEIVGCTSTCGANNLTSSSAEGKENSYCSGNNCCQTTIPLSLQVFNASLGTAEDPNDQGRNQCKVAFIVERAWFWNNISSPEEVHYMQYVPVILRWFMYYGTDIPEGVTFYSDAKNSDAMYCRRPMNLSSGGWDLRTVTLYSNSTTCRCNHGYEGNPYLPDGCTDIDECKIPGVNLCSGMTKCVNVPGRYKCELDKAKITFLILGAATGLLLLLVGIWRLYKLVKKKKNIELKKKFFKRNGGLLLQQQLSSSDGSIQKTKIFPSKELEKATDRFNDNRILGQGGQGTVYKGMLADGMIVAIKKSKMVDEEKLEEFINEVVILSQVNHRNVVKLLGCCLETEVPLLVYEFIPNGNLFEYIHDQKEEFEFSWEMRLRIATEVARALSYLHSAACIPIYHRDIKSTNIMLDEKFRAKVSDFGTSRSIAIDQTHLTTHVQGTFGYLDPEYFQSSQFTGKSDVYSFGVVLAELLSGQKPISYERPEDRRSLATHFILLMEENKIFDILDERLMGQDRDEEVIAVAKLARRCLNLNGRKRPTMREVAIELEQIRLSKGALHAQQSSKELENIRDEVPNVWEIAGPPTSVTIDDFRNGTAPSLDVQPLISHETW from the exons ATGATTCCTCGTAgtgtttctctaatttttttcctgCTATTTCTAGTCCCTGAAATAGCAACTGTATCAGCACTAATTATGGCGAAGCCTAATTGTAAAGACACTTGTGGAAACATTAGCATCCCTTTTCCATTTGGAATAGGAACAGGTTGTTACATGAATGAGTGGTTCTCAGTTGATTGCAAAGAAGCAACTGCGGATTCTCCCAGCAGGGCTTTCTTAATAAGCATCAACATGGAGGTCTTGGAGATTTCAATAGGGTACAGTACTATTCCTCTGGTTCGAGTAAACAGTCCAATAATTTCCTCCGGCTGTTCTGGTAGAGGTGCCAACATATCCATTGATATGACTGCAAGTCCTTTCGCCTTCTCTTCCTCAAATACCTTCATCGCAATGGGCTGCAACAAGCCTGCTTTATTGAACGGAATTGAGCCAGAAATTGTTGGGTGCACGTCAACTTGCGGTGCTAATAATTTGACTAGTTCTAGTGCTGAAGGGAAAGAAAATAGCTACTGTTCTGGTAACAATTGCTGCCAGACCACAATTCCCTTGAGTCTCCAGGTGTTCAACGCGAGTTTGGGGACCGCAGAGGACCCTAATGATCAAGGCAGAAATCAATGCAAGGTAGCTTTTATAGTAGAGAGAGCATGGTTCTGGAACAATATATCAAGTCCCGAGGAGGTGCACTATATGCAATATGTTCCAGTTATCCTGCGTTGGTTTATGTATTATGGTACTGACATCCCTGAAGGTGTAACATTTTATTCTGATGCAAAGAATTCAGATGCAATGTATTGCAGACGCCCTATGAACTTAAGTTCTGGTGGGTGGGATTTGAGGACAGTAACATTGTATTCCAATTCAACTACTTGTAGGTGCAACCATGGCTATGAAGGCAATCCGTATCTTCCTGATGGATGCACTG ATATCGATGAGTGCAAAATTCCCGGGGTAAATTTGTGTTCGGGGATGACAAAATGTGTGAATGTGCCGGGGCGGTACAAGTGCGAGCTTGACAAAGCTAAGATCACTTTCTTGA TTCTAGGTGCGGCCACTGGATTGTTGCTGCTGCTTGTTGGTATTTGGCGGTTatataaacttgtaaaaaaaaaaaagaacattgaACTGAAGAAGAAGTTCTTCAAACGAAATGGTGGTTTATTGCTGCAGCAACAATTATCATCAAGTGATGGAAGCattcagaaaacaaaaatatttccttCCAAGGAGCTGGAAAAGGCAACCGATCGTTTTAATGATAATAGAATACTTGGTCAAGGTGGCCAAGGAACTGTTTATAAAGGAATGCTAGCAGATGGAATGATCGTTGctatcaaaaaatccaaaatggtGGATGAAGAAAAGTTGGAAGAATTTATCAATGAGGTCGTCATCCTTTCACAAGTCAATCATAGAAATGTGGTCAAGTTGCTAGGTTGTTGTTTAGAGACGGAGGTTCCTCTGCTAGTCTATGAATTCATTCCCAATGGAAATCTCTTTGAGTATATTCATGACCAGAAGGAGGAGTTCGAGTTTTCATGGGAAATGCGACTAAGGATTGCTACTGAAGTTGCTAGGGCACTTTCTTATCTTCATTCCGCAGCCTGCATTCCGATTTATCACCGTGATATCAAGTCTACAAATATAATGTTAGATGAGAAGTTCAGAGCAAAAGTATCAGATTTCGGAACTTCAAGATCGATCGCCATTGATCAAACTCATCTAACCACTCATGTTCAAGGCACTTTTGGATACTTGGACCCAGAGTACTTCCAGTCTAGCCAGTTTACCGGAAAAAGTGACGTCTACAGTTTTGGTGTTGTTCTTGCAGAGCTCTTGAGCGGGCAAAAACCAATTTCTTATGAAAGGCCGGAAGACAGGAGAAGTTTAGCCActcattttattcttttgatggaAGAGAACAAGATATTTGATATTCTTGACGAACGACTTATGGGGCAGGACCGTGACGAAGAAGTTATCGCAGTCGCTAAGCTTGCAAGAAGATGCTTGAACTTGAATGGAAGGAAACGACCAACAATGAGAGAAGTGGCGATAGAGTTGGAGCAGATTCGGCTGTCAAAAGGAGCTCTTCATGCACAACAAAGTAGTAAAGAACTTGAAAACATCAGGGATGAAGTTCCCAACGTATGGGAAATTGCTGGGCCTCCTACTTCAGTAACAATTGACGATTTTAGAAATGGCACGGCTCCATCTTTGGATGTCCAGCCATTGATTTCTCACGAAACATGGTGA
- the LOC118053973 gene encoding wall-associated receptor kinase-like 8: MIPRSVSLIFFLLILVPEIATVSALIMAKPNCKDTCGNISIPFPFGIGTGCSMNDWFSVDCNKTTADSPSRAFLSRINMEVLEISIRYGDPMVRVNSPIISSGCAGRGANISIDMTGSPFAFSSLNTFIAMGYNNRALLNGIEPQIVGCTSTCGANNLTSSSAEGKENRYCSSNNCCQTTIPSSLQVFSASLGNAEDPNDQGRNQCKVAFIVERAWFGNNISSPEEVQYMQYVPVILRWFMYYGTDIPEGVTFYSDAKNSDAMYCNVPLNLSSGGLGLSTVTLYSNSSTCSCNDGYEGNPYLPDGCTDIDECKIPVVNWCSGMTKCVNVPGWYKCELDKAKITFLILGAATGLLLLLVGIWRLYKLVKKKKNIELKKKFFKRNGGLLLQQQLSSSDGSIQKTKIFTSKELEKATDRFNDNRILGQGGQGTVYKGMLADGMIVAVKKSKMVDEEKLEEFINEVVILSQVNHRNVVKLLGCCLETEVPLLVYEFIPNGNLFEYIHDQKEEFEFSWEMRLRIATEVARALSYLHSAASIPVYHRDIKSTNIMLDEKFRAKVSDFGTSRSIAIDQTHLTTHVQGTFGYLDPEYFQSSQFTGKSDVYSFGVVLAELLSGQKPISYERPEDRRSLSTHFILSMEENKIFDILEERIMGQDRDEEVIAVANLARRCLNLNGRKRPTMREVAIELEQIRLSKGALHAQQSSKELENIRDEVPNVWEIAGPPTSVTIGDFRNGKAPSLDVQPLISHETW, encoded by the exons ATGATTCCTCGTAGTGtctctctaatttttttcctgCTAATTCTAGTCCCTGAAATAGCAACTGTATCAGCACTAATTATGGCGAAGCCTAATTGTAAAGACACTTGTGGAAACATTAGCATCCCTTTTCCATTTGGAATAGGAACAGGTTGTTCCATGAATGACTGGTTCTCAGTTGATTGCAACAAAACAACCGCGGATTCTCCTAGCAGGGCTTTCTTAAGCAGAATCAACATGGAGGTCTTGGAGATTTCAATAAGGTACGGTGATCCTATGGTTCGAGTAAACAGTCCAATAATTTCCTCCGGCTGTGCTGGTAGAGGTGCCAACATATCCATTGATATGACTGGAAGTCCTTTCGCCTTCTCTTCCTTAAATACCTTCATCGCAATGGGCTACAACAATCGTGCTTTATTGAACGGAATTGAGCCACAAATTGTTGGGTGCACGTCAACTTGCGGTGCTAATAATTTGACTAGTTCTAGTGCTGAAGGGAAAGAAAATAGATACTGTTCTAGTAACAATTGCTGCCAGACCACAATTCCCTCGAGTCTCCAGGTTTTCAGCGCGAGTTTGGGGAACGCAGAGGACCCTAATGATCAAGGCAGAAATCAATGCAAGGTAGCTTTTATAGTAGAGAGAGCATGGTTCGGGAACAATATATCAAGTCCCGAGGAGGTGCAATATATGCAATATGTTCCAGTTATCCTGCGTTGGTTTATGTATTATGGTACTGACATCCCTGAAGGTGTAACATTTTATTCTGATGCAAAGAATTCTGATGCAATGTATTGCAACGTCCCTTTGAACTTAAGTTCTGGTGGGTTGGGTTTGAGTACAGTAACATTGTATTCCAATTCAAGTACTTGTAGTTGCAACGATGGCTATGAAGGCAATCCGTATCTTCCTGATGGATGCACTG ATATCGATGAGTGCAAAATTCCCGTGGTAAATTGGTGTTCGGGGATGACAAAATGTGTGAATGTGCCGGGGTGGTACAAGTGCGAGCTCGACAAAGCTAAGATCACTTTCTTGA TTCTAGGTGCGGCCACTGGATTGTTGCTGCTGCTTGTTGGTATTTGGCGGTTatataaacttgtaaaaaaaaaaaagaacattgaACTGAAGAAGAAGTTCTTCAAACGAAATGGTGGTTTATTGCTGCAGCAACAATTATCCTCAAGTGATGGAAGCattcagaaaacaaaaatatttacttcCAAGGAGCTGGAAAAGGCAACCGATCGTTTTAATGATAATAGAATACTTGGTCAAGGTGGCCAAGGAACTGTTTATAAAGGAATGCTAGCAGATGGAATGATCGTTGCtgttaaaaaatccaaaatggtGGATGAAGAAAAGTTGGAAGAATTTATCAATGAGGTCGTCATCCTTTCACAAGTCAATCACAGAAATGTGGTCAAGTTGCTAGGTTGTTGTTTAGAGACGGAGGTTCCTCTGCTAGTCTATGAATTCATTCCCAACGGAAATCTCTTTGAGTATATTCATGACCAGAAGGAGGAGTTCGAGTTTTCATGGGAAATGCGACTAAGGATTGCTACTGAAGTTGCTAGGGCACTTTCTTATCTTCATTCCGCAGCATCCATTCCGGTTTACCACCGTGATATCAAGTCTACAAATATAATGTTAGATGAGAAGTTCAGAGCAAAAGTATCAGATTTCGGAACTTCAAGATCGATCGCCATTGATCAAACTCATCTAACCACTCATGTTCAAGGCACTTTTGGATACTTGGACCCAGAGTACTTCCAGTCTAGCCAGTTTACCGGAAAAAGTGACGTCTACAGTTTTGGTGTTGTTCTTGCAGAGCTCTTGAGTGGGCAAAAACCAATTTCTTATGAAAGGCCGGAAGACAGGAGAAGTTTATCCACTCATTTTATTCTTTCGATGGAAGAGAACAAGATATTTGATATTCTTGAGGAACGAATTATGGGGCAGGACCGTGACGAAGAAGTTATCGCAGTCGCTAATCTTGCAAGAAGATGCTTGAACTTGAATGGAAGGAAACGGCCAACAATGAGAGAAGTCGCGATAGAGTTGGAGCAGATTCGGCTGTCAAAAGGAGCTCTTCATGCACAACAAAGTAGTAAAGAACTTGAAAACATCAGGGATGAAGTTCCCAACGTATGGGAAATTGCTGGGCCTCCTACTTCAGTAACAATTGGCGATTTTAGAAATGGCAAGGCTCCTTCTTTGGATGTCCAGCCATTGATTTCTCACGAAACATGGTGA
- the LOC118053995 gene encoding probable CCR4-associated factor 1 homolog 11, producing the protein MNSSKPVHLRELWADNLVYEFFLIKEAISCFPLVVLDTEFPGTIFQLNRDKISLSHATPYENYCLMKWNVDLLKIIQLGMTLSDSHGNLPSFGTEFHYAWQFNFRDFNIKHDHHNEESIGLLERQGIDLKKNRETGTDSSYFGRLILSSGLVSNNSSITWITFHGAYDFGSLIKILTKRELPSDMRSFLGMMRFFFGVRVYDTKFMMGCISGLHGGLERVAMLLGVERITGRRHQAGSDSLLTLQTFVRFKESCAKIDLEKLN; encoded by the coding sequence ATGAACAGCAGCAAACCAGTACATCTGCGCGAACTCTGGGCAGACAACCTCGTATATGAATTTTTTCTAATCAAGGAAGCGATCTCTTGCTTCCCCTTGGTTGTTTTGGACACAGAATTCCCTGGTACTATCTTTCAATTAAATCGTGACAAGATCTCGCTGTCTCATGCCACTCCCTATGAAAACTACTGTCTCATGAAGTGGAATGTTGATCTCttgaaaataattcaacttGGGATGACTCTTTCTGATTCACATGGAAATCTTCCAAGTTTCGGAACAGAATTCCACTATGCGTGGCAGTTTAATTTCCGGGATTTCAATATCAAGCACGATCATCACAATGAAGAGTCTATTGGGTTACTTGAACGCCAAGGTATTGATTTGAAGAAGAACAGAGAGACGGGTACTGATTCCTCATATTTTGGAAGGCTGATTTTGAGTTCTGGACTTGTTTCCAATAATTCTTCAATAACTTGGATTACTTTTCATGGCGCATATGATTTCGGATCCTTGATCAAGATTTTAACTAAACGAGAGTTGCCAAGTGATATGCGGTCTTTTTTGGGGATGATGAGGTTCTTCTTTGGGGTTCGAGTTTATGATACAAAATTCATGATGGGATGCATTAGTGGCTTGCACGGTGGATTGGAGAGGGTAGCTATGTTACTTGGTGTTGAACGAATAACGGGAAGAAGGCACCAGGCAGGATCTGATAGCTTGTTAACTCTTCAGACATTCGTGAGATTTAAGGAGTCGTGTGCTAAAATTGATCTCGAGAAATTGAATTGA